A genome region from Paludibacterium sp. B53371 includes the following:
- the murC gene encoding UDP-N-acetylmuramate--L-alanine ligase, which yields MKHRVNHIHFVGIGGVGMSGIAEVLLNLGYTVSGSDMSDNATTKRLVGQGARVYFGHDATYVQGADVVVTSTAVKADNPEVMAAKAQNITVIPRALMLAELMRFKQGIAIAGTHGKTTTTSLVSSVLAAAGLDPTFVIGGKLTAAGTNARLGSGEFLVAEADESDASFLYLTPVMAVVTNIDADHMDTYGHDFDKLKQAFVDFLQRLPFYGCAALCVDDANVREILPRITKPVTTYGFDADAHIRAENLVADAGRMRFDVVLKDGQRFPVLLNLPGRHNVLNALSAIAIGLECGADIPSIQKGLADFAGVGRRFQRYGEVASKDGGQFTLIDDYGHHPVEMAATLAAVRGAFPDRRLLLAFQPHRFSRTRDLFEDFVKVLNTVDGLLLGEVYAAGEAPIVAADGRALARAVRIGGKVEPIFVESIDDMPQAILDAARDGDVVITMGAGSIGAVPAKVVAQV from the coding sequence ATGAAACACAGAGTCAATCACATCCACTTCGTAGGCATTGGCGGTGTCGGCATGAGCGGCATCGCCGAGGTACTGCTGAACCTGGGTTATACCGTCAGCGGTTCCGACATGTCCGATAACGCCACCACCAAGCGCCTGGTCGGCCAGGGGGCGCGCGTGTATTTCGGGCACGATGCCACGTATGTGCAGGGTGCGGATGTGGTGGTGACCTCGACGGCCGTGAAGGCCGACAACCCGGAAGTGATGGCCGCCAAGGCCCAGAACATTACGGTGATCCCACGCGCGCTGATGCTGGCCGAGCTGATGCGCTTCAAGCAGGGCATCGCCATTGCCGGTACCCACGGCAAGACCACCACCACCAGCCTGGTGTCCTCGGTACTGGCCGCTGCCGGACTGGATCCGACCTTCGTCATCGGCGGCAAGCTGACGGCGGCCGGCACCAATGCGCGTCTGGGCTCGGGCGAGTTCCTGGTGGCCGAGGCCGACGAGTCGGATGCTTCTTTCCTGTATCTGACCCCGGTGATGGCCGTCGTGACCAATATCGATGCCGACCACATGGACACCTATGGTCATGACTTCGACAAGCTGAAGCAGGCCTTCGTCGACTTCTTGCAGCGCCTGCCGTTCTACGGGTGTGCCGCGCTGTGTGTCGACGACGCCAATGTGCGCGAGATTCTGCCGCGTATCACCAAGCCGGTCACGACCTATGGTTTTGATGCCGATGCCCATATCCGCGCCGAGAACCTGGTCGCCGATGCCGGCCGCATGCGTTTCGACGTCGTGCTGAAGGACGGCCAGCGCTTCCCGGTCCTGCTCAACCTGCCGGGCCGCCACAACGTGCTCAATGCCCTGTCGGCGATTGCCATCGGTCTGGAGTGCGGTGCAGATATTCCGTCGATCCAGAAGGGCCTGGCTGACTTCGCCGGCGTCGGCCGTCGCTTCCAGCGCTACGGTGAAGTCGCCAGCAAGGATGGCGGGCAGTTCACGCTGATCGACGACTACGGCCATCATCCGGTCGAAATGGCCGCGACGCTGGCTGCCGTCCGCGGCGCATTCCCGGACCGCCGGCTGCTGCTGGCCTTCCAGCCGCACCGTTTCAGCCGCACCCGCGACCTGTTCGAAGACTTCGTCAAGGTGCTGAACACCGTGGACGGTCTGTTGCTGGGTGAGGTGTATGCCGCGGGCGAAGCCCCGATCGTGGCCGCGGATGGCCGTGCCCTGGCGCGTGCCGTGCGGATCGGCGGCAAGGTCGAACCGATTTTCGTCGAAAGCATCGACGACATGCCGCAGGCGATTCTCGATGCTGCCCGCGACGGCGATGTGGTGATCACCATGGGGGCAGGCTCCATTGGTGCCGTGCCGGCCAAAGTGGTGGCACAAGTTTAA
- a CDS encoding MFS transporter, with protein sequence MFRIFLRAWRHHAWLRRLCFALIASSIGNGLTFIVIFATLRQWHAPPSGMALAFVLNTAPGLLGSRLGESLLGRMSPARILMLAEAGGLAGLLLPWLALALQHPGWLLLASLMSALTGGMALPALTTLLKQGLAAEETAAGALIDTLVFACHVLFGIGLGVLLYPHWPARSLLALDALSYLLAIAWLNALPVITRPAPTPSGRQRHPTTLTAGQRRSLWLLSVLTLVGAPAMALLPVLGSQGNQQMLPLLFARSLGQLCGPLLVREHWLSKGASNRLLLLCLAGFAFCYGLLPVVSQLPWALLLVFLAHVLSNVVFSLGWHGLLRHFPPQLIGWASACSYRRQVWTAACMGMAAGWLADMLRPAISLYLSSALGLLMATILLLRLPGPMMQANTERSGKV encoded by the coding sequence ATGTTCCGGATTTTTCTGCGCGCATGGCGTCACCACGCCTGGCTGCGCCGCCTATGCTTTGCGCTGATCGCCAGCTCGATCGGTAATGGTCTGACCTTCATTGTCATTTTTGCTACCCTCAGGCAATGGCATGCCCCGCCATCCGGCATGGCACTGGCCTTTGTGCTGAATACGGCCCCCGGACTGCTCGGCAGCCGGCTCGGTGAGTCCCTGCTTGGCCGTATGTCGCCGGCCCGCATCCTGATGCTGGCCGAGGCCGGGGGACTCGCCGGCTTGTTGCTGCCCTGGCTGGCGCTCGCCCTGCAGCATCCGGGCTGGTTGTTGCTGGCCAGCCTGATGTCGGCATTGACCGGCGGTATGGCGCTGCCTGCGCTGACCACCCTGCTGAAGCAGGGGCTGGCGGCAGAGGAGACCGCCGCGGGGGCCCTGATCGACACCCTGGTGTTTGCCTGCCACGTCTTGTTTGGTATCGGGCTGGGCGTGCTGCTCTATCCGCACTGGCCCGCCCGGAGCTTGCTGGCGCTGGATGCGCTCAGCTATCTGCTGGCCATCGCCTGGCTGAACGCCCTGCCCGTCATCACCCGCCCAGCACCGACACCATCAGGCCGCCAGCGGCATCCCACGACGCTGACCGCCGGGCAGCGCCGCAGCCTGTGGCTGCTCTCGGTGCTGACCCTGGTCGGTGCGCCTGCCATGGCCCTGTTGCCGGTACTGGGCTCACAAGGCAACCAGCAGATGTTGCCGCTGCTGTTTGCCCGCAGCCTGGGGCAATTGTGTGGTCCCTTGCTGGTGCGGGAGCACTGGCTGTCGAAAGGTGCCAGCAACCGGTTATTGCTGCTTTGTCTGGCCGGGTTTGCCTTTTGCTATGGCCTGCTGCCCGTGGTCAGTCAGCTCCCATGGGCCTTGCTGCTGGTTTTCCTGGCGCATGTGCTCTCCAACGTGGTGTTCAGCCTGGGCTGGCATGGTTTGCTGCGACATTTCCCGCCGCAGCTGATCGGCTGGGCGAGCGCCTGCAGCTATCGACGCCAGGTGTGGACTGCGGCGTGCATGGGCATGGCTGCCGGCTGGCTGGCCGACATGCTTCGTCCTGCCATCAGCCTGTACCTGAGCAGCGCACTGGGACTGCTCATGGCGACGATTCTGCTGCTGCGACTACCCGGGCCCATGATGCAGGCCAATACAGAGCGTTCCGGCAAGGTGTAA
- a CDS encoding cell division protein FtsQ/DivIB gives MWDNHIALRRLANLLLLVSIGMLLYAGGFWVTHAPVFPVKKIRITGKMQRVTPEQLKFIAEHELTGSFFTLDIDRTRAAFGKLPWVRGAQVRRTWPDTLEISIDEYAALSRWGEDGLVDVNGTWFDAASDQNDLPVFYGPAGAQKDMAQMYQRLKQDFALADLKIVRLVLSDRRAWSVELDNGVHIELGRGDVENRALRFTTHWKGTLARLPYPISYVDMRYPNGFAVRMPGYQASQAAQGKK, from the coding sequence ATGTGGGATAACCACATCGCGTTGCGCAGGCTGGCGAATCTGCTGTTGCTGGTCTCGATCGGGATGTTGCTGTACGCAGGTGGGTTTTGGGTAACGCATGCACCGGTGTTCCCGGTGAAGAAGATCCGCATCACCGGAAAGATGCAGCGGGTCACGCCGGAACAGCTGAAGTTCATTGCCGAGCATGAACTGACCGGTTCGTTCTTTACCCTGGACATTGATCGTACGCGTGCGGCATTCGGCAAGCTGCCCTGGGTCAGGGGCGCACAGGTGAGAAGAACCTGGCCGGATACGCTGGAGATCTCGATTGACGAGTATGCGGCGCTGTCGCGCTGGGGGGAGGACGGGCTGGTCGATGTCAATGGCACATGGTTTGACGCCGCCAGCGACCAGAATGATCTGCCGGTGTTTTACGGTCCGGCAGGCGCCCAGAAGGACATGGCGCAGATGTATCAGCGGCTGAAGCAGGACTTCGCCCTGGCAGATTTGAAGATCGTGCGGCTGGTGTTGTCTGATCGGCGCGCATGGAGTGTTGAGCTGGATAACGGGGTACATATCGAGCTGGGACGGGGCGATGTCGAGAATCGCGCGCTCCGGTTCACGACCCACTGGAAGGGAACGCTGGCAAGGCTGCCGTACCCGATCAGCTACGTCGATATGCGTTATCCGAATGGATTCGCTGTCCGCATGCCGGGGTATCAGGCATCGCAGGCGGCTCAAGGTAAAAAGTAA
- the murG gene encoding undecaprenyldiphospho-muramoylpentapeptide beta-N-acetylglucosaminyltransferase, giving the protein MANKTVMIMAGGTGGHIFPALAVADVLKGRGWQVIWLGAAGGMETRLVPQHGYAIETIRIAGMRKNGLKRWLSLPFMMARALACTTGVILRHRPDIAVGFGGYTGFPGGLMSRVLWKPLVIHEQNSVAGLTNRLLSKIASRTLFAFPGAFPGDDGLVGNPVRPEIAAVAEPESRFADRSGPLRVLVVGGSLGAKVLNETLPQALALLPQAQRPQVVHQAGVKQIDALKQHYADAGVEADCRAFIDDMAGEYARADLVICRAGALTVAELAAAGVASMLVPLPSAVDDHQTGNARYLSRAGAARLVPQKELTPASLAASLQTLTRDECLEMARNARRLAIVDAATRVADACEALTRE; this is encoded by the coding sequence ATGGCAAACAAGACCGTAATGATCATGGCGGGTGGTACCGGGGGGCATATCTTCCCGGCACTGGCCGTGGCTGACGTCCTCAAGGGGCGCGGCTGGCAGGTGATCTGGCTCGGTGCCGCGGGCGGGATGGAAACCCGTCTGGTGCCGCAGCACGGCTATGCCATCGAAACCATCCGCATCGCCGGCATGCGCAAGAACGGTCTCAAGCGCTGGCTCTCGCTGCCCTTCATGATGGCGCGAGCCCTGGCTTGTACCACCGGCGTCATCCTGCGCCACCGTCCGGATATCGCTGTCGGCTTCGGTGGTTATACCGGCTTCCCGGGTGGCCTGATGAGCCGCGTGCTGTGGAAGCCGCTGGTGATTCACGAGCAGAACTCGGTGGCCGGGCTGACCAATCGCCTGCTGTCGAAGATTGCCAGCCGCACCCTGTTTGCCTTCCCGGGTGCCTTCCCGGGAGATGACGGCCTGGTCGGCAACCCGGTACGTCCGGAGATCGCCGCCGTGGCCGAGCCGGAAAGCCGCTTTGCCGATCGCAGCGGCCCGCTGCGCGTACTGGTGGTGGGCGGCAGCCTGGGGGCCAAGGTGCTGAACGAAACCTTGCCGCAGGCGCTGGCCCTGTTGCCGCAAGCGCAGCGACCGCAGGTGGTGCATCAGGCCGGCGTCAAGCAGATCGATGCCCTGAAACAGCATTATGCCGATGCCGGCGTCGAGGCAGATTGCCGCGCCTTCATCGATGACATGGCCGGCGAGTATGCCCGCGCCGATCTGGTGATCTGCCGTGCCGGCGCTTTGACGGTAGCCGAACTGGCCGCGGCCGGTGTAGCCAGCATGCTGGTACCGTTGCCCAGCGCCGTGGATGACCACCAGACCGGCAATGCCCGCTACCTGTCCCGGGCCGGTGCAGCCCGTCTGGTGCCGCAAAAGGAACTGACGCCGGCCAGCCTGGCGGCCAGCCTGCAAACATTGACGCGTGACGAGTGCCTGGAAATGGCCCGCAACGCACGCCGTCTCGCCATCGTCGATGCCGCCACGCGCGTCGCCGATGCCTGCGAGGCACTGACAAGAGAATGA
- the lpxC gene encoding UDP-3-O-acyl-N-acetylglucosamine deacetylase: protein MLQRTLKQAISATGVGLHSGERVRLTLLPAKPDSGITFYRTDLPGSEAVKAEPLMVNDTRLSSTLVTETGVRVGTIEHLMSAFAGLGIDNLDVEVTAVEIPIMDGSAAPFIYLLQTAGIIEQKTAKRFIRIKQSVEVVEGDKWVRFEPYDGFKVTLSIQFNHPAFNLAPQTVQIDFANHSYIDEISRARTFCFMHEVESMRNHGLGLGGNLENAIVIDDEFVLNEGGLRFPDEFVRHKILDAIGDLYILGHPIIGAFSGFKSGHAMNNQLLRKLLATPDAWEYVSFREPEDAPSSFHRIPDPE from the coding sequence ATTCTGCAGCGCACGCTGAAGCAAGCGATCAGCGCCACGGGTGTGGGTTTGCACTCCGGCGAACGGGTACGCCTGACCCTGTTGCCGGCCAAACCCGACTCGGGAATCACCTTCTATCGCACCGACTTGCCCGGGTCGGAAGCGGTGAAAGCCGAGCCGCTGATGGTGAACGACACGCGACTCTCCTCAACACTGGTCACGGAGACCGGTGTGCGTGTCGGCACCATCGAGCACCTCATGTCTGCTTTCGCCGGATTAGGGATCGACAACCTGGATGTCGAAGTGACGGCGGTAGAGATTCCCATCATGGATGGCTCTGCCGCCCCCTTTATCTATTTGCTGCAAACTGCTGGCATCATCGAGCAAAAGACAGCAAAACGTTTTATCCGCATCAAGCAGTCGGTTGAGGTGGTTGAGGGCGACAAATGGGTCCGCTTCGAGCCGTATGATGGCTTCAAAGTGACCCTGTCGATCCAGTTCAATCACCCGGCGTTTAATCTGGCGCCGCAGACCGTACAGATCGATTTTGCCAACCATTCCTATATCGACGAGATCAGCCGGGCCCGCACCTTCTGCTTCATGCATGAGGTCGAGTCGATGCGTAATCACGGTCTGGGGCTGGGGGGCAATCTGGAAAACGCCATCGTGATCGATGACGAATTTGTCCTCAATGAGGGCGGACTGCGTTTCCCGGATGAGTTTGTCCGTCACAAGATCCTTGATGCCATCGGCGACCTGTACATCCTTGGTCATCCGATCATCGGTGCCTTCTCCGGCTTTAAATCCGGCCATGCCATGAATAATCAGTTGCTGCGCAAGCTGCTGGCGACGCCCGATGCCTGGGAATATGTCAGCTTCCGCGAACCGGAAGACGCGCCCTCCAGTTTCCACCGTATTCCGGACCCCGAGTGA
- the ftsZ gene encoding cell division protein FtsZ, translated as MSGMVFEVMQDAAQEAVIKVIGVGGGGCNAIDNMIDGKVQGVEFICANTDAQTLKRNKAQIKLQLGTCLTKGLGAGANPEIGRNAALEDRERIADTLRGANMVFVTAGMGGGTGTGAAPVVAEVAKEMGILTVGVVTRPFEHEGKRTKVAQSGIDDLKKHVDSLIVIPNEKLMEVLGDDVTMREAFRAADDVLKGAVAGIAEVITCPGLINVDFADVRTVMCEMGLAMMGSAYASGIDRARVAAEQAVASPLLDNITLEGARGVLVNISTAPGCLKMSEYREIMSIVRQYADESAEVKFGTAEVDDIPEDTIRVTLIATGLGKKPATRNEERPEYIKIVKTGTDDRAVEVLNYDDFDTPAIMRSRGRRTPSSTDFSNPEVSESFDIPAFLRKQAD; from the coding sequence ATGAGCGGAATGGTATTCGAAGTCATGCAGGATGCGGCTCAGGAAGCCGTCATCAAAGTGATCGGTGTGGGCGGCGGCGGTTGCAATGCCATCGACAACATGATCGACGGCAAGGTACAAGGCGTGGAATTCATCTGCGCCAATACCGATGCCCAAACCCTGAAGCGCAACAAGGCGCAGATCAAGCTGCAGCTGGGCACTTGCCTGACCAAGGGCCTGGGCGCCGGTGCCAACCCGGAAATCGGCCGCAATGCGGCGCTGGAAGACCGTGAGCGCATCGCCGACACCCTGCGCGGTGCCAATATGGTGTTCGTCACGGCCGGCATGGGTGGCGGGACCGGCACCGGTGCTGCCCCGGTGGTCGCCGAAGTGGCCAAGGAAATGGGCATCCTGACCGTCGGTGTGGTGACCCGTCCTTTCGAACACGAAGGCAAACGGACCAAGGTGGCCCAGTCCGGTATCGATGATCTGAAAAAGCATGTCGATTCGCTGATCGTGATCCCGAACGAAAAGCTGATGGAAGTGCTGGGCGATGATGTCACCATGCGCGAAGCCTTCCGCGCGGCGGATGACGTCCTCAAGGGCGCCGTGGCCGGTATCGCCGAAGTGATCACTTGCCCCGGTCTGATCAACGTCGACTTTGCCGACGTCCGCACCGTGATGTGCGAAATGGGCCTGGCCATGATGGGTTCGGCCTACGCCTCCGGTATCGACCGTGCCCGTGTGGCGGCCGAGCAGGCCGTTGCCAGCCCGCTGCTGGACAACATCACGCTGGAAGGTGCGCGTGGCGTGCTGGTCAATATCTCGACCGCACCGGGCTGCCTGAAGATGAGCGAATACCGCGAAATCATGTCGATCGTCCGTCAGTACGCCGACGAAAGCGCGGAGGTGAAGTTCGGTACCGCCGAAGTGGACGATATCCCGGAAGACACCATTCGTGTCACCCTGATCGCCACCGGTCTGGGCAAGAAGCCGGCAACCCGCAATGAAGAGCGTCCGGAATACATCAAGATCGTCAAGACCGGCACCGATGACCGTGCGGTCGAAGTGCTGAACTACGACGATTTCGATACCCCGGCGATCATGCGCAGCCGTGGCCGTCGCACGCCGAGCTCGACCGACTTCTCGAATCCGGAAGTGAGCGAATCGTTCGATATCCCGGCCTTCCTGCGCAAGCAGGCAGACTGA
- the ftsW gene encoding putative lipid II flippase FtsW: MKGQYAATSVIDEALAWAIALLLSISLVMVYSASIAYAEADAATQNKYFYLIRHVIFMVIGLSGGYVAFQIPTAFWQKYAGKLFLIGVLMLVAVLIPGIGKVVNGSRRWISLFVINLQPSELMKMATVIYTADYTVRKSHKLHSLKEGFLPMFVAMVVVAFLLLREPDFGALMVVMTIAMGILFLGGINMRIFSGLAAMALVAIVLLIISSPYRLKRVLGFMDPWDDPFGKGYQLSHSLIAIGRGEWFGVGLGASVEKLFYLPEAHTDFILAVIAEEFGFFGICVLIALYAWIVRRAFHIGVESRKLERYYQSLVAQGIGIWLGIQAFFNMGVNMGLLPTKGLTLPLMSFGGSAMLFNLISMALLLRVDYENRRIMRGYKG, encoded by the coding sequence ATGAAAGGACAGTATGCCGCCACCAGCGTGATCGACGAGGCACTGGCCTGGGCCATTGCCCTGTTGCTGTCGATCAGCCTGGTGATGGTGTACTCGGCCTCGATTGCTTATGCGGAAGCCGATGCGGCAACGCAGAACAAGTACTTTTATTTGATTCGCCATGTGATTTTCATGGTGATTGGTCTGTCCGGCGGCTATGTCGCGTTTCAGATTCCGACGGCCTTCTGGCAGAAATACGCCGGCAAGTTGTTTTTGATCGGCGTACTGATGCTGGTGGCGGTGCTGATCCCGGGGATCGGCAAGGTGGTCAACGGTTCGCGGCGCTGGATCTCGCTGTTCGTGATCAATCTGCAGCCGTCTGAACTGATGAAGATGGCCACGGTGATCTACACGGCAGATTACACGGTGCGAAAGTCGCACAAGTTGCACAGCCTCAAGGAAGGCTTTCTGCCGATGTTTGTCGCCATGGTGGTGGTGGCCTTCCTGCTGCTGCGCGAGCCGGACTTCGGCGCGCTGATGGTGGTCATGACGATTGCCATGGGGATTCTGTTCCTCGGCGGCATCAACATGCGCATCTTCAGCGGGCTGGCCGCGATGGCGCTGGTGGCGATCGTGCTGCTGATCATCAGCTCGCCGTATCGCCTGAAGCGGGTGCTGGGGTTCATGGACCCCTGGGATGATCCGTTCGGCAAGGGCTATCAGCTGTCGCACTCGCTGATCGCCATCGGTCGTGGTGAGTGGTTCGGTGTCGGGCTCGGCGCAAGTGTGGAAAAACTGTTTTACCTGCCGGAAGCGCACACCGACTTCATTCTGGCCGTGATTGCCGAAGAGTTCGGCTTTTTCGGCATTTGTGTATTGATTGCCCTGTATGCCTGGATCGTGCGCCGCGCGTTCCACATCGGGGTCGAGTCGCGCAAGCTGGAGCGTTACTACCAGTCGCTGGTGGCGCAGGGCATCGGCATCTGGCTCGGGATTCAGGCCTTTTTCAACATGGGCGTGAACATGGGTCTGTTGCCGACTAAGGGTCTGACGCTGCCCCTGATGTCGTTTGGTGGTTCGGCGATGTTGTTCAACCTGATTTCGATGGCGCTGTTGCTGCGCGTCGATTACGAAAACCGGAGGATCATGCGCGGCTACAAAGGCTGA
- a CDS encoding cupin domain-containing protein, translated as MNHKLEVTTDSSEVWQHLVTPEGEPAGFRMRSTLPADPNGVELLLEHWDAGMTEPPHSHPGDDMTVVVAGRMQVQYYCRAADGSLQKDGDPFVLEQGETGYNRAGRIHDARYLSDCKLAFVHSGPFGFNEEK; from the coding sequence ATGAACCACAAGCTTGAGGTCACGACTGACAGCAGTGAAGTATGGCAACACCTGGTGACGCCGGAAGGCGAACCGGCCGGCTTTCGCATGCGGTCGACCCTGCCTGCCGATCCGAATGGGGTCGAATTGCTGCTGGAGCATTGGGACGCCGGCATGACCGAGCCGCCGCACTCGCACCCTGGTGATGACATGACCGTGGTGGTCGCTGGCCGGATGCAGGTGCAGTACTACTGTCGGGCCGCCGATGGCAGCCTGCAGAAGGATGGCGACCCCTTTGTACTGGAGCAGGGCGAAACCGGTTATAACCGTGCCGGGCGTATCCACGATGCCCGCTACCTGAGCGATTGCAAGCTGGCCTTCGTGCATAGCGGGCCGTTTGGTTTCAACGAAGAGAAATAA
- a CDS encoding D-alanine--D-alanine ligase, producing MKQYGKVAVMMGGSSAEREVSLMSGSGVLKALQSRQVDAHAFDPSEKPLSALKEEGFDRVFIILHGPFGEDGTLQGALETLGLPYTGCGVMASAIGMDKWRTKLLWQAAGLPIPAFRLLDEQTDLDQVVAELGLPLFVKPACEGSSIGISKVKSAAEMRAAYEAARKYDSLVLAEQFIGGGEYTCAMLGERALPTIKIEPATEFYDYDAKYFRDDTVYRCPSGIPADTEARVHEYALRAFKVLGGQGWGRIDFLMDEAGQPYLLEVNTAPGMTSHSLVPMAARQAGMSYEDLCLAVLDTAHVG from the coding sequence ATGAAGCAGTACGGCAAAGTGGCAGTGATGATGGGCGGATCCTCCGCCGAGCGCGAGGTGTCGCTGATGAGCGGCAGTGGCGTGCTCAAGGCGCTGCAGTCGCGTCAGGTGGATGCGCACGCGTTCGATCCTTCCGAGAAGCCGCTGTCGGCGCTCAAGGAGGAAGGCTTCGATCGCGTTTTCATCATTCTGCATGGCCCGTTTGGCGAAGACGGCACGCTGCAGGGCGCGCTGGAAACCCTCGGGCTGCCGTATACCGGTTGTGGCGTCATGGCTTCGGCCATCGGGATGGACAAGTGGCGCACCAAGTTGCTGTGGCAGGCCGCCGGGCTGCCGATTCCGGCGTTCCGTCTGCTGGATGAGCAGACGGACCTGGATCAGGTGGTTGCCGAACTGGGACTGCCGCTGTTCGTCAAGCCTGCCTGTGAAGGCTCGAGCATCGGCATCAGCAAGGTGAAAAGCGCGGCGGAAATGCGTGCAGCCTACGAAGCTGCCCGCAAGTACGACAGCCTGGTGCTGGCGGAGCAGTTCATTGGTGGTGGCGAGTACACCTGCGCGATGCTGGGCGAGCGTGCGCTGCCGACCATCAAGATCGAGCCGGCGACCGAGTTTTATGACTATGACGCCAAGTATTTCCGTGATGACACGGTGTACCGCTGTCCGTCGGGGATTCCGGCCGACACCGAGGCCCGGGTTCACGAATATGCCCTGCGTGCCTTCAAGGTACTTGGCGGGCAGGGGTGGGGCCGCATCGACTTCCTGATGGATGAGGCCGGTCAGCCTTACCTGCTGGAAGTGAATACCGCCCCGGGCATGACCAGCCACAGTCTGGTGCCGATGGCCGCCCGTCAGGCCGGCATGAGCTACGAGGATCTGTGTCTGGCGGTACTGGATACGGCGCATGTGGGATAA
- the ftsA gene encoding cell division protein FtsA has translation MLVGLDIGTSKIVAIVAEVLEDGQLNIVGMGQTPSRGLKRGMVVNIESTVQAIQRALEEAELMADCKIHEVFTGIAGSHIKSVNSHGMVAIKDREVTQMDIDRVIETARAVSIPPDHQVLHILTQEYSIDGQEGVREPLGMSGVRLEAKVHIVTGAVSAAQNVTKCVRRCGLEVSDLVLQPMASAIAVLSEDEKDLGVCLIDIGGGTTDIAVYANGAIRHTAVIPIAGDQITNDIAMALRTPTKEAEDIKIQHGVALVNLADPGQMIEVPGVGERGPRQMSRATLAEVVEPRVEELFQLVQQELRRSGFEDMLSSGIVLTGGASLMPGMVELAEEVFHMPVRVGVPKYVGGLAEVVKTPRFSTGVGLLLYGKDQIQAPSGSKAASGGVGSVFSRMKAWFAGNF, from the coding sequence ATGTTGGTTGGCCTCGACATCGGCACGTCGAAGATCGTGGCGATCGTCGCGGAGGTCCTGGAGGATGGCCAGCTCAACATCGTCGGCATGGGGCAGACCCCCTCGCGCGGACTCAAGCGCGGCATGGTCGTGAACATCGAGTCCACCGTGCAGGCGATCCAGCGCGCGCTGGAAGAGGCGGAGCTCATGGCTGACTGCAAGATCCATGAAGTGTTTACCGGCATTGCCGGTAGCCACATCAAGAGCGTCAACTCGCACGGCATGGTGGCGATCAAGGACCGTGAAGTGACGCAGATGGATATTGACCGCGTGATCGAAACCGCCCGTGCGGTGAGCATTCCGCCGGATCATCAGGTGCTGCACATCCTGACCCAGGAGTACAGCATCGATGGTCAGGAAGGGGTGCGCGAGCCACTGGGCATGAGCGGTGTCCGGCTGGAGGCGAAGGTGCATATCGTCACCGGCGCCGTGTCGGCAGCACAGAACGTCACCAAGTGCGTGCGGCGCTGCGGTCTGGAAGTGTCGGATCTGGTGCTGCAGCCGATGGCCTCGGCCATCGCGGTGCTGTCGGAAGACGAAAAGGATCTGGGCGTGTGCCTGATCGACATCGGCGGCGGGACTACCGATATCGCGGTTTACGCCAATGGCGCCATCCGCCATACGGCGGTGATTCCGATCGCTGGTGACCAGATCACCAACGACATCGCCATGGCACTGCGTACGCCGACCAAGGAAGCCGAGGACATCAAGATCCAGCATGGCGTGGCGCTGGTGAACCTGGCCGATCCCGGGCAGATGATCGAAGTGCCCGGCGTGGGTGAGCGCGGACCGCGCCAGATGTCGCGCGCGACGCTGGCCGAAGTGGTCGAGCCGCGAGTCGAAGAGTTGTTCCAGCTGGTGCAGCAGGAGCTGCGCCGCAGCGGTTTCGAAGACATGCTGTCTTCCGGCATCGTGCTGACCGGCGGTGCCAGCCTGATGCCGGGCATGGTCGAACTGGCCGAAGAGGTGTTCCACATGCCGGTGCGTGTCGGTGTGCCGAAGTACGTGGGCGGTCTGGCCGAGGTGGTCAAGACGCCGCGCTTCTCCACCGGTGTCGGCCTGCTGTTGTACGGCAAGGATCAGATTCAGGCCCCGTCGGGGTCGAAGGCGGCTTCAGGCGGCGTGGGCAGTGTGTTCTCGCGCATGAAGGCGTGGTTTGCAGGCAATTTCTAA